One genomic window of Candidatus Eisenbacteria bacterium includes the following:
- a CDS encoding PorV/PorQ family protein: MKRAWIPAVLAAGVTVFAAAGPVAAQTNTGTSFGSFLLIEPGARVSGMGNAGGALLGGLQSVYYNPAAAAELRTRALEFTACGWLADISYRYAAAALPLDRFSAVYGSVTALNSGDIEVRTVEKPLGTGELYAVTDVAISLGYGRRISDRFSAGFAVNYVQETIWNSSASTVTLSLGTLYRVSEHGLHVGASVTNYGTNARFGGRDLRIVYPQDPAQHGNNNILPGEVFTDKFSVPVLFRVGLGLPLELGRDLGLNLAADAYHPSDNDESLSLGGELLYRKSLAVRAGYQNLFLEDSETGLTAGAGVQGGLGEGKYHVDYAWADHGRLGSTSRLTLGVTF, translated from the coding sequence ATGAAGAGAGCCTGGATCCCGGCGGTCCTGGCGGCGGGCGTGACGGTATTCGCGGCCGCCGGCCCGGTCGCCGCGCAGACGAACACCGGCACCTCCTTCGGCAGCTTCCTGCTGATCGAGCCGGGAGCGCGCGTCAGCGGGATGGGCAACGCCGGCGGGGCGCTCCTGGGCGGGCTGCAGTCGGTGTACTACAACCCTGCGGCGGCGGCGGAGCTGCGCACCCGGGCGCTGGAGTTCACCGCCTGCGGCTGGCTGGCCGACATCTCGTATCGCTACGCCGCCGCGGCGCTGCCGCTGGACCGCTTCAGCGCCGTGTACGGCAGCGTCACGGCGCTCAACTCCGGGGACATCGAGGTGCGCACCGTGGAGAAGCCGCTGGGTACCGGGGAGCTCTACGCCGTGACCGACGTGGCGATCTCGCTGGGCTACGGCCGCCGGATCTCGGACCGTTTCTCCGCGGGCTTCGCGGTCAACTACGTGCAGGAGACCATCTGGAACTCCTCGGCCAGCACGGTGACGCTGAGCCTGGGCACGCTCTACCGGGTGTCCGAGCACGGCCTGCACGTGGGCGCGAGCGTGACCAACTACGGCACCAACGCCCGGTTCGGGGGGCGCGACCTGCGCATCGTGTACCCGCAGGACCCCGCCCAGCACGGGAACAACAACATCCTCCCCGGGGAGGTGTTCACCGACAAGTTCTCGGTGCCGGTGCTCTTCCGGGTGGGCCTGGGGCTGCCCCTCGAGTTGGGGCGCGACCTGGGGCTGAACCTGGCCGCAGACGCGTATCACCCCAGCGACAACGACGAGAGCCTGAGCCTGGGCGGGGAGTTGCTGTACCGGAAGTCCCTGGCGGTGCGGGCGGGCTACCAGAACCTGTTCCTCGAGGACTCCGAGACCGGGCTCACGGCCGGCGCCGGCGTGCAGGGCGGTCTCGGGGAAGGCAAGTACCACGTGGACTACGCGTGGGCCGATCACGGCCGCCTCGGTTCGACGAGCCGGCTCACGCTCGGGGTCACGTTCTGA
- a CDS encoding Tat pathway signal protein — protein sequence MHRHTTWILLIALCATCCAGVPGAAAQGTDALLDTVQHAAFNYFWYEANPANGMVKDRSTAGSPASIAAVGFGLSSICIGVDHGWVTRSQASDRVLATLTTFWTGPQGSAASGTIGYKGLYYHFLDMGTARRTWSCELSTIDTALLFAGILDARQYFTGSDPREIQIRALADSIYYRADWNFMRNLNPGILMGWKPGTGFSGFGQWTGYNEAMILYILAIGSPTHPVPATAAWNTWTSAYSWQTHYGYSFLNFPPLFGHQYSHCWVDFRNIRDAYMAGKGITYFVNSQRATRAQRAYCIANPSHWVGYNDSTWGLTASDDPLVGYVAHGAPPAQSDNNTLTPTAATSSIAFTPDICIPAIRNMYNNIPLLWGAYGFRDAWNPARSWYDTDFLGIDQGPIVMMIENYRTNSVWSRFMQNADIQRGLQLAGFTSPVAVHLDLTKTDGNVFVSGDIKTGISVPCSRCLMDEVQDPGEHAASLDARGLASGVYQYRLESGGATLSKKCILLQ from the coding sequence ATGCATCGACACACCACCTGGATCCTGCTGATCGCGCTGTGTGCCACCTGCTGCGCCGGCGTGCCGGGCGCCGCGGCGCAGGGCACCGACGCGCTGCTGGACACCGTGCAGCACGCGGCGTTCAACTACTTCTGGTACGAGGCCAACCCGGCCAACGGCATGGTCAAGGACCGCAGCACCGCCGGCTCGCCGGCCAGCATCGCGGCGGTGGGCTTCGGGCTGAGCTCCATCTGCATCGGGGTGGACCACGGCTGGGTGACGCGCAGCCAGGCCTCCGACCGCGTCCTGGCCACGCTGACCACCTTCTGGACCGGGCCGCAGGGCAGCGCCGCCAGCGGCACCATCGGCTACAAGGGCCTGTACTACCACTTCCTCGACATGGGCACGGCCCGGCGCACCTGGAGCTGCGAGCTGTCCACCATCGACACCGCGCTGCTGTTCGCCGGCATCCTGGACGCCAGGCAGTACTTCACCGGCAGCGACCCCCGCGAGATCCAGATCCGCGCGCTCGCGGACAGCATCTACTACCGCGCCGACTGGAACTTCATGCGCAACCTGAACCCCGGGATCCTGATGGGCTGGAAGCCCGGGACGGGCTTCTCGGGATTCGGGCAGTGGACGGGATACAACGAGGCCATGATCCTCTACATCCTGGCCATCGGCTCGCCCACGCACCCGGTCCCGGCAACGGCCGCGTGGAACACGTGGACCAGCGCCTACTCGTGGCAGACCCACTACGGTTACTCCTTCCTGAACTTCCCGCCGCTGTTCGGCCACCAGTACTCGCACTGCTGGGTGGACTTCCGGAACATCCGCGACGCGTACATGGCCGGCAAGGGCATCACCTACTTCGTGAACTCGCAGCGCGCCACGCGGGCGCAGCGGGCCTACTGCATCGCCAACCCCAGCCACTGGGTGGGCTACAACGACAGCACCTGGGGCCTGACCGCCTCCGACGACCCGCTGGTCGGCTACGTGGCTCACGGGGCGCCGCCCGCGCAGTCCGACAACAACACCCTCACGCCCACGGCCGCGACCAGCTCGATCGCCTTCACGCCGGACATCTGCATCCCGGCGATCCGGAACATGTACAACAACATCCCGCTGCTGTGGGGGGCCTACGGGTTCCGCGACGCGTGGAACCCCGCGCGCTCGTGGTATGACACGGACTTCCTGGGCATCGACCAGGGCCCCATCGTGATGATGATCGAGAACTACCGCACCAACTCGGTGTGGAGCCGGTTCATGCAGAACGCCGACATCCAGCGCGGGCTGCAACTGGCCGGGTTCACCTCGCCGGTGGCGGTGCATCTGGACCTTACAAAGACCGACGGGAATGTATTCGTCTCCGGCGATATAAAGACAGGCATATCCGTTCCATGCAGCAGGTGCTTAATGGACGAGGTCCAGGACCCGGGTGAGCACGCGGCCTCGCTGGACGCGCGCGGCCTGGCCAGCGGGGTGTACCAGTACCGCCTGGAGTCGGGCGGCGCCACGCTGTCGAAGAAATGCATCCTGCTCCAGTGA